A single window of Drosophila suzukii chromosome 3, CBGP_Dsuzu_IsoJpt1.0, whole genome shotgun sequence DNA harbors:
- the FBXO11 gene encoding F-box only protein 11, whose amino-acid sequence MPSASFTSSRTYVRRSRRKGANRIAMPNRPTGNIMDPMLQQNVAAAGAGAGASGSNSSSGGGSNTNNNSSSSGSSSATSTSGGGGAAAAAAAGAGATAAGASNSAEYFDSGQGASGSSGAASSGFSGSFYNALQMMDTTESSGAGTSQSTPPALGASSSATSKSTCATTGSSAATTSAAAAAAASASAGSSHQSPYDLRRKISASSHEQWPTSSSSAAAAAAAAILVGPSSGSPPLVNPGASPSSSSSSSSSSSSSSSASSSSSSSNVQAPSTSATFPVNNAPTTGATLAQPPNVHSSVPQQHCGALPVGAAIEDNNYMLPARKRSRRLYTQGGEMGPAAGATGETAGSGTATSGGSGAPTAAQYLQYELPDEVLLAIFSYLMEQDLCRLALVCKRFNTIANDTELWKRLYQSVFEYDLPLFNPELCKFVFEKPEESEYANPWKESFHQLYRGVHVRPGYQERRSSGRSIVFFNTIQAALDYPEERAASGVFVPPGAGAGNVVSAGLSNTSASAGAGGAGGASVNALVNIYEEQVAPTEHPGPLIFLHAGHYKGEYLFIDSDVALVGAAPGNVAESVILEREAGSTVMFVEGAKYAYVGYLTLKFSPEVTSTVSHHKHYCLDIGENCSPTVDNCIIRSTSVVGAAVCVGGVNANPVIRNCDISDCENVGLYVTDYAQGTYEHNEISRNALAGIWVKNFASPIMRENHIHHGRDVGIFTFENGMGYFEKNDIHNNRIAGFEVKAGANPTVVKCEIHHGQTGGIYVHENGLGQFIENRIHSNNFAGVWITSNSNPTIRKNEIYNGHQGGVYIFGEGRGLIEHNNIYGNALAGIQIRTNSDPIVRHNKIHHGQHGGIYVHEKGQGLIEENEVYSNTLAGVWITTGSTPVLRRNRIHSGKQVGVYFYDNGHGKLEDNDIFNHLYSGVQIRTGSNPVIRGNKIWGGQNGGVLVYNGGLGLLEQNEIFDNAMAGVWIKTDSNPTLKRNKIYDGRDGGICIFNGGKGILEENDIFRNTQAGVLISTQSHPILRRNRIYDGQAAGVEITNNATATLEHNQIFKNKFGGLCLASGVQPITRGNNIFNNEDEVEKAVSSGQCLYKISSYTSFPMHDFYRCQTCNTTDRNAICVNCIKNCHAGHDVEFIRHDRFFCDCGAGTLSNQCQLQGEPTQDTDTLYDSAAPMESHTLMVN is encoded by the exons ATGCCGAGCGCCTCGTTCACCTCGTCGCGCACCTACGTGCGCCGCTCCCGCCGGAAAGGAGCCAACCGGATAGCGATGCCCAACCGGCCGACGGGCAACATCATGGATCCCATGCTCCAGCAGAACGTGGCCGCCGCCGGAGCGGGAGCAGGTGCATCCGGTTCGAACAGTAGTAGCGGCGGTGGTagcaacaccaacaacaacagcagcagcagcgggaGCAGTAGTGCCACATCCACTtccggaggaggaggagcagcagcagcagcagcagcgggcGCCGGAGCAACTGCAGCAGGAGCATCCAATTCAGCAGAGTACTTCGACAGCGGCCAAGGAGCCAGCGGTTCCAGTGGAGCAGCTTCTTCGGGCTTCTCTGGCAGCTTCTACAATGCCCTGCAAATGATGGACACTACTGAGAGCTCAGGCGCCGGCACCAGCCAGTCAACGCCGCCGGCTTTAGGAGCCTCATCCTCCGCCACATCGAAGTCCACCTGCGCCACAACCGGATCTAGTGCGGCAACAACGTCCGCCGCCGCGGCAGCTGCAGCCTCCGCCTCGGCCGGAAGTAGTCATCAGAGTCCCTACGACTTGCGCCGCAAGATCTCTGCCAGCAGCCACGAGCAGTGGCCGACCAGCTCCTCTTCCGCCGCGGCAGCTGCTGCCGCCGCCATACTCGTGGGACCCTCGAGCGGCTCCCCGCCGCTGGTCAATCCCGGCGCCTCGCCCTCCAGCTCGTCGTCCTCATCCTCCTCCAGTTCGTCGTCCTCGTCCGCCTCGTCTTCGAGCTCCTCGTCGAATGTACAGGCGCCCTCGACCAGTGCCACCTTCCCGGTGAACAATGCACCCACAACGGGAGCCACTCTGGCGCAGCCACCTAACGTCCACAGCTCAGTGCCACAGCAGCATTGTGGGGCACTGCCGGTGGGCGCTGCCATCGAGGATAATAACTACATGCTGCCGGCGAGGAAGCGATCGCGTCGCCTCTATACGCAAGGTGGCGAGATGGGTCCCGCTGCGGGAGCCACGGGGGAAACAGCCGGCTCTGGGACGGCAACGTCCGGAGGATCAGGTGCGCCAACTGCGGCCCAGTACCTCCAGTACGAACTGCCCGACGAAGTGCTGCTGGCCATCTTCTCGTATCTGATGGAACAAGACCTCTGCCGCCTGGCGCTTGTATGCAAGCGCTTCAATACCATTGCCAACGACACGGAGCTCTGGAAGCGCCTCTACCAGTCAGTCTTCGAGTATGACCTGCCGCTCTTCAATCCGGAACTGTGCAAGTTCGTGTTCGAGAAGCCGGAGGAGTCGGAGTACGCCAATCCGTGGAAGGAGAGCTTTCACCAGCTGTACCGTGGAGTGCATGTGCGCCCCGGTTACCAAGAGCGTCGCAGCTCAGGACGCAGCATTGTGTTCTTCAACACCATTCAGGCGGCGCTGGATTACCCAGAAGAGCGTGCCGCATCGGGAGTCTTTGTGCCGCCTGGCGCCGGAGCTGGCAATGTGGTCTCCGCGGGACTGTCCAACACAAGTGCGTCAGCGGGCGCAGGTGGAGCCGGTGGGGCCAGCGTTAATGCCCTGGTCAATATCTATGAAGAGCAGGTGGCCCCCACCGAGCACCCCGGTCCACTGATATTCCTTCACGCGGGCCATTACAAGGGCGAATATCTGTTTATCGACTCGGATGTAGCTTTAGTTGGAGCAGCGCCTGGTAACGTGGCTGAATCGGTGATCCTGGAACGAGAGGCCGGATCCACGGTGATGTTCGTTGAGGGAGCCAAGTACGCCTACGTGGGCTACCTCACACTCAAGTTCTCGCCGGAAGTAACTTCGACGGTATCGCATCACAAGCACTATTGCCTGGACATCGGCGAGAACTGTTCCCCGACCGTGGACAACTGCATCATTCGCTCCACCTCGGTGGTGGGCGCTGCCGTCTGTGTGGGCGGGGTAAATGCCAATCCCGTGATCCGCAACTGCGATATCAGCGACTGCGAGAATGTAGGTCTCTACGTCACCGACTACGCCCAGGGAACCTACGAGCACAACGAGATCAGCCGGAACGCCCTGGCAGGCATTTGGGTCAAAAACTTCGCCAGCCCCATCATGCGGGAGAACCACATACACCACGGTCGGGATGTGGGCATCTTTACCTTCGAAAATGGAATG GGCTACTTTGAGAAAAATGACATCCACAACAATCGCATAGCTGGCTTCGAGGTCAAGGCCGGAGCCAATCCTACCGTGGTCAAGTGCGAGATCCATCATGGTCAGACGGGCGGCATCTATGTGCATGAGAATGGTCTGGGTCAGTTCATCGAGAACCGCATCCACTCAAATAACTTTGCAG GTGTCTGGATAACCTCCAACAGCAATCCCACCATCCGCAAGAACGAGATCTACAACGGGCACCAAGGTGGCGTGTACATCTTTGGCGAGGGTCGCGGTCTTATAGAGCACAATAACATTTATGGTAATGCGTTGGCGGGGATTCAGATCCGCACCAACAGCGATCCCATAGTGCGGCACAATAAGATCCACCATGGCCAACACGGCGGCATATATGTCCACGAAAAGGGTCAGGGTCTGATCGAGGAGAACGAGGTGTACTCCAACACACTGGCTGGCGTGTGGATCACTACTGGGAGCACTCCAGTTTTGCGACGCAATCGGATCCATTCGGGCAAACAGGTGGGCGTCTACTTCTACGACAACGGTCATGGCAAATTGGAGGACAACGACATATTCAACCACCTGTACTCGGGAGTCCAGATCCGCACAGGTAGCAATCCAGTGATAAGAGGCAACAAGATCTGGGGCGGACAGAATGGTGGAGTACTTGTCTACAATGGTGGTCTGGGATTGCTCGAGCAGAACGAGATCTTCGACAACGCCATGGCCGGCGTTTGGATTAAAACTGACTCCAACCCGACGCTGAAGCGTAATAAGATCTATGACGGCCGTGATGGAGGCATCTGCATCTTTAACGGAGGCAAGGGCATCCTCGAGGAAAACGACATCTTTCGCAATACGCAAGCCGGCGTCCTAATCTCGACGCAATCGCACCCGATTCTACGACGAAATCGCATCTACGATGGCCAGGCAGCGGGCGTGGAGATAACCAACAATGCGACGGCCACGCTGGAGCATAATCAGATATTCAAGAACAAGTTCGGCGGGCTGTGCCTAGCCAGTGGCGTTCAGCCAATTACTCGGGGCaacaacatttttaacaaCGAGGACGAGGTGGAGAAGGCCGTCTCCAGCGGGCAGTGCCTGTACAAGATTAGCAGCTACACCTCCTTTCCCATGCACGACTTCTACCGCTGCCAGACCTGCAACACAACCGACCGCAACGCCATCTGCGTGAATTGCATCAAGAATTGTCATGCTGGTCATGACGTTGAGTTTATACGACACGATCG CTTCTTTTGCGACTGCGGTGCTGGCACCCTGTCCAACCAGTGTCAACTGCAGGGCGAGCCCACTCAGGACACGGACACGCTCTACGACTCGGCGGCGCCCATGGAATCACATACGCTGATGGTCAACTAG